TGTACCACGGGCGTCCGACCGGGACAGGGGTATCCCCCGAGCGAGTCTCCCGATACGTGTATGAGTACCACAACTCGAACCGAATCGGAGACGACGACCGACTCGACGCCGACGCTCCCGGCGTGGCAAGCGGGCGGCGCGGGAGGGCTGGCCGGCGCACTCGCCTTCGGCACTATGATGGCGATGATGACGCCAGCGATGCTCTCGGAAATGATCCCGGCGATGTACGGCCTCGAGGGCGGTCTCGTGGGCTGGATCGTCCACATGTCACACGGCGCGGCCATCGGCGTCGCGTTCGCCGCACTCGCGTCGGCCGGACCGCTCCGCGAGTACACCGCGACGACCGGCGGCGCGGCAGTCGCCGGCCTCGTCTACGGGATCGCCGTCTGGGCGTTGCTCGCGGTGATCGTGATGCCGATCTGGCTCGGGATGCCCGAGATGGTGCCGAATCTCGACGTGGGCAGTCTCGTGGGCCACTCGCTCTACGGCGTCCTGCTCGGGATCGTCTACGGGGCGCTCACCTGATCAGGCCGCGTCGAGCAGCCAGACCAGGAGCGCCTTCTGCGCGTGGAGTCGGTTCTCGGCCTGTTCCCAGACGACCGAGCGCTGGCCCTCGATCACGCCGTCCGTGATCTCCTCGCCCCGGTGGGCGGGCAGACAGTGCATCACGACGGGATCGTTCGCACGCTCGAGAAGTCCCTCGTCGATCCGGAACCCGGAGAACGCGCTCTCTCTGAGGTCGCGTTCGTCCTCCTGTCCCATGCTGATCCAGACGTCGGTGTAGAGTAC
This region of Halalkalicoccus sp. CGA53 genomic DNA includes:
- a CDS encoding histidine kinase, translating into MSTTTRTESETTTDSTPTLPAWQAGGAGGLAGALAFGTMMAMMTPAMLSEMIPAMYGLEGGLVGWIVHMSHGAAIGVAFAALASAGPLREYTATTGGAAVAGLVYGIAVWALLAVIVMPIWLGMPEMVPNLDVGSLVGHSLYGVLLGIVYGALT